From Argopecten irradians isolate NY chromosome 2, Ai_NY, whole genome shotgun sequence, the proteins below share one genomic window:
- the LOC138316182 gene encoding Iroquois homeobox protein 6a-like has translation MAFAAHFGFSPPSSGALQAQQLMLSTKTTGSQSSPGVVDGGRGLIPAEGRAVMPGEGLPVGAAIPYLSRMAGLPESVYAQATMSPPGSGIEPSAFYALNGAAQGLSVDRSHELWKNLHHQSPVLYPFDPMLATHPYGAFYGGFDLNNAARRKNATRETTSALKAWLYEHRKNPYPTKGEKIMLAIITKMTLTQVSTWFANARRRLKKESKVGWSKDKDTDDNDDSDIDVDGRGTGDDSDDEGKGKLISGVPRHFRDDEDGDVQVTTSDISDVSDTDEDRCPRPNPNAAQINQSNPLFLNFSRATETSPLFMPHRYLSQSVVSRNTTSHSTASNSNNPLNPKPKIWSIADFVNTSNKGTNSSDNVNDESCETVSQQNLSPATTDDRKFSTGSDVSLIERPIKHTHKYKESESTQGKALNLSMGEKEKLEDNQSTQQHTDSDSST, from the exons ATGGCGTTTGCTGCCCATTTTGGCTTCTCACCTCCATCATCCGGGGCTTTACAAGCACAACAG CTGATGCTTTCAACAAAGACAACTGGCAGTCAGTCCTCTCCGGGGGTGGTGGATGGTGGGCGTGGTTTAATACCAGCAGAGGGGCGTGCCGTAATGCCGGGAGAGGGGCTACCCGTCGGAGCTGCCATACCATATTTGTCACGAATGGCTGGTTTGCCAGAGAGTGTTTATGCCCAGGCCACTATGAGCCCACCAGGCTCCGGAATAGAACCCTCGGCCTTCTATGCCCTG AATGGAGCCGCTCAGGGGTTGTCTGTTGACCGATCACATGAACTTTGGAAGAACCTACATCATCAATCTCCCGTTCTGTACCCATTTGATCCAATGTTAGCTACACACCCATATGGTGCTTT TTATGGTGGGTTCGATCTTAACAACGCTGCCCGTAGGAAGAACGCCACACGTGAAACAACTAGTGCCCTGAAAGCCTGGTTATATGAACATAGAAAGAACCCCTATCCTACCAAAGGCGAGAAAATCATGCTCGCCATCATTACAAAGATGACCCTTACACAGGTCAGCACGTGGTTCGCTAACGCCAGAAGGAGGCTGAAAAAGGAAAGCAAGGTTGGATGGAGCAAAGACAAAGATAccgatgataatgatgatagtGACATCGACGTAGATGGAAGAGGCACAGGCGATGACTCTGACGATGAAG GTAAAGGGAAACTGATAAGCGGAGTTCCCAGACACTTCCGTGACGATGAGGATGGCGACGTACAAGTTACCACATCTGATATTTCAGACGTGTCTGACACAGACGAGGATAGGTGTCCAAGACCAAACCCAAATGCAGCTCAAATTAACCAATCAAATCCACTGTTTCTGAACTTTAGTAGAGCGACTGAAACATCTCCTCTATTCATGCCTCATCGATACTTATCACAATCGGTTGTTTCTAGGAATACCACGTCACATTCAACGGCATCAAATAGTAATAATCCATTAAACCCAAAGCCAAAAATCTGGTCGATTGCAGACTTTGTAAACACGTCAAATAAAGGCACAAACAGTAGTGATAATGTGAATGACGAAAGTTGCGAAACTGTATCTCAACAAAATCTTAGTCCAGCAACGACTGACGATAGAAAATTCTCCACCGGAAGTGACGTTTCATTAATAGAGCGACCAATCAAACATACGCACAAGTATAAAGAAAGTGAAAGTACACAAGGCAAGGCACTAAACTTATCGATGGGCGaaaaagaaaaattagaagATAATCAATCAACGcaacaacatacag ATTCCGACTCCAGTACCTAA